Sequence from the Paenibacillus tundrae genome:
AATTTCACCAAATCATCGATACGTACAGGCTGCCCTGTGCGGATCGCCTTATTGGCTGCAATACCCGTAAGAATAGAGCGTGCTCCGTCCACATGGTCAGCAGCACGGTTGAATTTGTCTGGTACCGGATCACCAAAGATATCGTTCAGCAACACCGGATCACCACCACCATGACCGCCTTCTCCCTCTTCTACTTCTACCTCGTAAGGTGCATCAAACATTGGGAATACGGTGATACTGCGACCTTTGAGCGCTCCTTCATTGGCACGGTCACCACCCGCATTGACATACGATTGCTCTACAATATTCATCTCGATACGTCCTTTGCTGCCGTTAAAAGCGATGCGATACCCTTCCCAAGGCATGTAAGCATTAAGGGAATATGTCAGAACCGCTTTGTTCTTATAGCGAACAAGTACACCGAGTGTATCTTCAATGCTAATTCCATCGCCAAAAACATTCTGATCGCGCTGATAACCATCCTCATGCTCTGCATCCAGATACATCGCCTTCAGTTGCTCACTCTGATCCAAATGCAGTGCGAACGGATCGTTCTCTGCCTGCGGGTTGCCTGTCGCTCTCGCATAGCTATGCTGCTCTCCGCGGCGCTCAGCATTCTCTTTGCCATAGAACAACAGATCTCCGTATGCAAATACGCTTTCCGGCTGTGAGCCGATCCAGAAATTGACCAAGTCGAAATGGTGTGTTGATTTGTGGACTAGCAAGCCACCGCTGTTACGCTTATCCCGATGCCATCTGCGGAAATAATCTGCGCCATGACGTGTATTCAGCAGCCACTCGAAATGCACGGAATGGATATCGCCAATGACTCCGTCCATAATCAATTCGCGCGCTTTCGTATGATGTGGTGCATAACGATAGTTGAACGTTACACGCACATCTCGTCCTGTACGTTGCACCGCATCCAAAATCTCCTGACATTTCTGCTCATCCACCGTCATCGGCTTCTCTGTGATTACATCACAGCCAAGCTCCATAGCTCTAATAATATATTGATGGTGTGTGCGATCCACTGTGGTCACAATCACCGTATCCGGCTTATGCTCTGCGATCATTTCTTCAAAACGATCCGCGGTATAGGTAGGTAGCTCGTGGTATCCGCAATCCTGCGTCAAAACTTTGTTGGCATAATCCATCCGAGTCTGGTTCGTATCACACAAGGCGAGAAGCTCTGAACGATCCTTATATTCCTTCGCTAACGCGGTATAGAAAAATCCTGCTCTGCCACCTGTTCCTACGAGTACATATGTTTTTTTGCTCATTGTGTATCTCTCCTCATTAAGTTGGATTAGGTATAAATGCGACTATATTTAATCCGTATTCGCGCCTTATGCTGATC
This genomic interval carries:
- a CDS encoding Gfo/Idh/MocA family protein — encoded protein: MSKKTYVLVGTGGRAGFFYTALAKEYKDRSELLALCDTNQTRMDYANKVLTQDCGYHELPTYTADRFEEMIAEHKPDTVIVTTVDRTHHQYIIRAMELGCDVITEKPMTVDEQKCQEILDAVQRTGRDVRVTFNYRYAPHHTKARELIMDGVIGDIHSVHFEWLLNTRHGADYFRRWHRDKRNSGGLLVHKSTHHFDLVNFWIGSQPESVFAYGDLLFYGKENAERRGEQHSYARATGNPQAENDPFALHLDQSEQLKAMYLDAEHEDGYQRDQNVFGDGISIEDTLGVLVRYKNKAVLTYSLNAYMPWEGYRIAFNGSKGRIEMNIVEQSYVNAGGDRANEGALKGRSITVFPMFDAPYEVEVEEGEGGHGGGDPVLLNDIFGDPVPDKFNRAADHVDGARSILTGIAANKAIRTGQPVRIDDLVKF